In a single window of the Stigmatopora nigra isolate UIUO_SnigA chromosome 7, RoL_Snig_1.1, whole genome shotgun sequence genome:
- the leng1 gene encoding leukocyte receptor cluster member 1 produces the protein MNILPKKSWHVRNKDNVAKVRKDEAKAAEEEREAKRRVERAEQEARTEFLRRKARAALSADGNGNGDLKVEEVNGAWEHLNLFPLEESVEKKDNEEYVKEKKEEQEKQERAIGLLVSLGPQPGSEATPWYMKTGPETEEERKEREKRNEQQRHANKKELSEEEREKKDRRLKDSLDPLKEMKKVMGETTIKPHKSKKRDKKDVVDKKKSGLSSVEKLRAERLQREAEERRRAQSLMAQRDGKNKRQDVEVNERERPYNSAYFPELARKRQRRDKDSWRDEILKL, from the exons ATGAACATTCTGCCCAAGAAAAGCTGGCATGTCCGTAATAAGGACAATGTCGCCAAGGTGAGGAAAGACGAAGCAAAAGCAGCCGAAGAGGAGAGAGAAGCCAAGCGGAGAGTTGAACGTGCCGAAcaggag GCTCGCACCGAGTTTTTGCGAAGAAAAGCCCGGGCCGCCTTGTCGGCGGACGGAAACGGAAATGGCGATCTTAAAGTTGAGGAAGTTAACGGCGCTTGGGAACATCTCAACCTCTTCCCTCTCGAGGAGTCTGTGGAGAAAAAGGACAATGAAGAGTATGTTAAGGAGAAGAAAGAAGAGCAG GAAAAACAAGAACGCGCCATCGGTTTACTGGTATCCCTCGGACCCCAACCCGGTAGCGAAGCCACCCCCTGGTACATGAAAACGGGCCCGGAGACGGAAGAAGAGcgaaaagaaagggaaaaacgCAATGAACAACAGCGCCACGCCAACAAGAAAGAATTGAGCGAAGAGGAACGAGAAAAAAAGGACCGCCGCTTAAAGGATAGCTTAGACCCCTTGAAGGAGATGAAGAAAGTCATGGGTGAGACCACCATCAAACCCCACAAAAGCAAGAAAAGGGATAAAAAAGACGTGGTGGACAAGAAGAAAAGTGGCCTAAG CTCCGTGGAAAAACTCCGGGCCGAACGTCTACAGCGCGAGGCGGAGGAGCGGCGGCGGGCGCAGTCGCTGATGGCGCAACGGGATGGTAAGAATAAGCGGCAGGACGTGGAGGTGAATGAACGCGAGCGCCCGTATAACAGCGCTTACTTCCCGGAGTTGGCGAGGAAGAGGCAGCGACGGGATAAGGATAGCTGGCGGGATGAGATTTTGAAATTGTGA